Proteins from one Anaeromusa acidaminophila DSM 3853 genomic window:
- a CDS encoding biotin transporter BioY: MKLALREQILIALFAALTAIGAFIQIPTPLVPFTLQYLFCAYSGVMLGAKKGLYAQLLYVGIGLIGIPIFTKGGGPSYMLQPTFGYLLGFIACAYVVGLLTERQEKLRLLPTMLALLAGLTVLYAAGVLYLYGIVNFYLGKSMSMQGALAAGFLPYITADLILSVLIAVTSIKVMPVLRRSGLVPAAFSKSA; encoded by the coding sequence ATGAAATTAGCTTTGCGGGAACAAATCTTGATTGCCTTGTTTGCGGCATTGACGGCCATTGGCGCTTTTATCCAAATTCCTACGCCCTTGGTTCCTTTTACGCTGCAATATCTGTTTTGCGCGTATTCCGGCGTGATGCTAGGTGCGAAAAAAGGTTTGTATGCACAGCTTCTATATGTAGGGATCGGCTTGATTGGTATTCCTATTTTCACGAAAGGCGGCGGGCCTTCGTATATGCTGCAGCCGACCTTTGGATATCTGCTTGGCTTTATTGCTTGCGCGTATGTGGTAGGCTTGCTGACGGAGCGTCAGGAAAAGCTGCGCTTACTTCCTACGATGCTGGCGCTTTTGGCTGGTTTGACGGTCTTGTATGCAGCAGGAGTATTGTATTTGTACGGGATTGTCAATTTTTATCTGGGCAAATCCATGTCTATGCAGGGCGCTTTGGCGGCCGGTTTTCTGCCGTACATCACAGCCGATTTGATTTTAAGCGTTCTGATCGCGGTGACTTCCATCAAAGTAATGCCTGTGTTGCGGCGCAGTGGTCTTGTGCCGGCAGCGTTTAGCAAGTCAGCCTGA
- a CDS encoding hemolysin family protein, whose translation MDPASFIGNLLLVLFLVFLNGFFVAAEFAMVKVRSTRLDTLLQEGNGQAKMARQLVDHLDAYLSACQLGITLASLGLGWVGEPAVASMISPVLTEFGLPTAAIHTISFGLAFSFITALHIIIGELAPKSLAIQKAESVTLLVAWPLRAFYRLMYPFIWALNSMANSLLRLGGISLANEQDAAHTEEEIRILMEESHRQGYIDRTELTFVDNIFDFAERNVRDVMVPRTDMVCLYLQDDFAVSLDTAVEEKLTRYPVCDPDKDHIVGFVHIKDMLQAVARQEQPALRDMMRQVLSVPESMPLSDLLRLLQRKKLQLAIVVDEYGGTAGLVTVEDILEEIVGEIQDEFDEERPAIEMRGEDLFSVDGRLILDEVNDALGAHLESEDVDTLGGWLYSRVEIPPRVGQTVQEDGYIFKVEECDGSRITRVLVRCLPPISEEEEGVSKNA comes from the coding sequence TTGGACCCTGCGTCGTTTATCGGGAATTTGCTGTTAGTCTTGTTTTTGGTGTTTTTGAATGGTTTTTTTGTGGCCGCGGAATTTGCTATGGTCAAGGTGCGCAGTACGCGTCTTGACACGCTGCTGCAGGAGGGCAATGGGCAGGCGAAGATGGCCAGGCAACTGGTGGATCATTTGGATGCCTATTTGTCGGCGTGTCAGTTAGGAATTACCTTGGCTTCGCTGGGACTTGGCTGGGTAGGGGAACCGGCGGTGGCTTCGATGATCTCGCCGGTGTTGACGGAGTTCGGTTTGCCGACAGCCGCCATTCATACTATCTCTTTTGGTTTAGCTTTTTCTTTTATTACGGCGCTCCACATTATTATTGGCGAGCTGGCGCCTAAATCGCTGGCCATCCAAAAGGCGGAAAGCGTAACCTTGCTGGTGGCTTGGCCTTTGCGCGCGTTTTATCGCTTAATGTATCCGTTTATTTGGGCTTTGAATTCTATGGCTAATTCTCTCTTGCGCCTGGGCGGCATTTCTCTGGCGAACGAGCAGGATGCAGCTCATACGGAAGAAGAAATTCGTATTTTGATGGAAGAAAGCCATCGTCAGGGGTATATCGATCGTACCGAGCTAACCTTTGTTGACAATATTTTTGATTTTGCCGAACGCAATGTACGCGATGTCATGGTACCTCGTACAGATATGGTGTGCTTGTATTTGCAGGATGATTTCGCGGTCAGTTTGGATACGGCGGTGGAAGAAAAGCTGACAAGGTATCCGGTATGCGATCCGGACAAGGATCATATCGTGGGGTTTGTACACATCAAGGATATGCTCCAGGCGGTGGCGCGGCAAGAACAGCCTGCGCTGCGAGATATGATGCGGCAGGTCTTGTCAGTGCCGGAGTCCATGCCGTTAAGCGACTTGTTGCGGTTGCTGCAGCGGAAGAAATTGCAGTTGGCGATTGTAGTGGACGAATACGGCGGTACTGCCGGTCTTGTGACGGTTGAAGACATTTTGGAAGAAATCGTGGGTGAAATTCAAGACGAGTTTGATGAGGAACGCCCAGCTATTGAAATGCGCGGCGAAGACTTATTTTCTGTCGATGGGCGGTTGATTTTGGATGAAGTTAACGATGCCCTGGGGGCGCATCTGGAATCAGAAGACGTTGATACCTTGGGCGGCTGGCTGTACTCGCGCGTGGAAATTCCGCCGCGGGTAGGGCAGACGGTACAGGAAGACGGATATATCTTTAAAGTGGAAGAATGCGATGGCTCTCGGATTACCAGGGTGTTGGTGCGCTGCTTGCCGCCAATTTCGGAGGAAGAAGAGGGCGTTTCTAAAAACGCGTAG
- the glgA gene encoding glycogen synthase GlgA, producing MMKVLCVASEAVPFIKTGGLADVIGSLPQELHKHKVDVRVVLPLYEDIPKEFTSQMESVAELSVPVSWRQQYCGVKKLVYQGVTFYFLDNEYYFKRPGLYGYFDDAERFAWFSRAVLEMLPVLDFQPDVLHCHDWHASLAVVYLRSLYRNEAFYQGIKTLFTIHNLRYQGVFGREILGDVLGLGEDVYDEALEFNQTVNLMKGAIVYADRISTVSCSYAEEIQQAYYGEGLDGLLRQRHGQLEGIVNGIDYASYDPKKDAHIFVNYDADHLLARRENKARLQDRLGLPVRRDVPIVAIVSRLVAPKGLDLIGHILGELVAGEDLQVVVLGTGDAQYEKMFQQMAWDHPNKVSVNIFFDETLARQIYAAADLFLMPSQFEPCGIGQMIALRYGAIPIARETGGLKDTVFSFNKYTGRGNGFTFANYNAHDMLYTIKRALNYFYDKPVWEKIVRNAMNCDYSWGASAKKYVEVYRGLLR from the coding sequence ATGATGAAAGTGCTTTGCGTTGCTTCTGAGGCGGTTCCGTTTATCAAAACAGGGGGACTGGCCGATGTCATTGGTTCATTGCCCCAGGAACTGCACAAACATAAGGTGGATGTGCGGGTGGTACTGCCGTTGTATGAGGATATTCCTAAAGAATTTACTTCGCAAATGGAATCGGTAGCGGAGTTGAGCGTGCCGGTGTCCTGGAGGCAGCAGTATTGCGGCGTAAAGAAGCTAGTATATCAAGGCGTTACCTTCTATTTTTTAGATAATGAATACTATTTCAAGCGGCCAGGGCTGTATGGCTATTTTGATGATGCAGAGCGCTTTGCCTGGTTTTCACGGGCGGTGCTGGAAATGCTGCCGGTTTTAGATTTCCAGCCGGACGTGTTGCATTGCCATGACTGGCATGCTTCGTTAGCGGTGGTCTATTTGCGCAGTCTCTATCGGAATGAGGCTTTTTACCAAGGGATTAAGACGCTCTTTACGATTCATAACCTGCGCTACCAAGGCGTATTTGGTCGTGAAATTCTGGGCGATGTCTTGGGCTTGGGAGAAGATGTGTATGATGAAGCCTTGGAATTTAATCAGACTGTCAATTTGATGAAAGGCGCCATCGTTTATGCGGATCGTATCTCTACGGTCAGCTGCAGCTACGCCGAGGAAATTCAGCAGGCGTATTACGGCGAAGGGCTGGATGGATTGCTGAGGCAGCGTCATGGGCAATTGGAAGGGATAGTGAACGGCATTGATTATGCCAGTTATGATCCGAAAAAAGACGCTCATATATTTGTGAATTACGATGCGGACCATTTGTTGGCAAGACGTGAGAACAAGGCGCGATTGCAGGATCGGCTGGGGTTGCCTGTGCGGCGGGATGTGCCGATTGTCGCGATTGTCTCCAGACTGGTAGCGCCTAAAGGCTTGGATTTGATTGGACATATTCTCGGAGAGCTGGTTGCTGGCGAAGACTTGCAGGTGGTGGTATTGGGAACCGGCGATGCGCAATATGAAAAGATGTTCCAGCAAATGGCCTGGGATCACCCGAATAAAGTGTCTGTGAATATCTTCTTTGACGAAACCTTGGCCAGACAGATCTATGCGGCGGCGGATCTGTTTTTGATGCCGTCTCAGTTTGAGCCTTGCGGCATTGGGCAGATGATCGCCTTGCGTTATGGCGCTATCCCGATTGCGCGCGAAACGGGCGGCCTGAAGGATACCGTTTTTTCCTTTAATAAATACACCGGACGGGGTAATGGCTTTACCTTTGCCAATTACAACGCCCATGACATGTTGTATACAATTAAGCGGGCTTTGAATTATTTTTACGATAAGCCTGTTTGGGAAAAGATTGTGCGTAATGCGATGAATTGCGATTATAGCTGGGGTGCATCGGCTAAAAAATATGTTGAAGTGTATCGCGGTTTGCTGCGCTAG
- the glgD gene encoding glucose-1-phosphate adenylyltransferase subunit GlgD, with amino-acid sequence MDLMAIINLNELDDLVSELTHNRPLGAIPFAGRYRLIDFVLSNVVNSGVGNVGVLLGHKYRSVVDHLRSGKEWDLARKREGLALLPPAYATYPRYMAYRGDVENFHANLEYLRFSRQKYVVIAGSEAVCNIDFRPVLEYHQSCHADVTVVYSKRNCKENDCNGALMLEMDHCGRIWDMHVSGGAASEERMALGMFLLERELLIELIEATSARGGYDFIKHCLISNLNELDMFGWMYDGYVARVNSVATYFQHSMELLKPPIWQDLFGRCGNIYTKVKDEPPAQYTEAAQVTNSMVANGCYIDGVVENSILFRGVSVAKGAVVRNSIIMQKGVVGENSCLDYVVCDKNVNVSAGKRLKGEENHPVVIRKGRKV; translated from the coding sequence ATGGACTTAATGGCAATCATCAACCTGAATGAGCTGGACGACTTGGTCAGCGAGCTGACTCACAACCGGCCGTTAGGGGCCATTCCCTTTGCCGGACGGTATCGTTTGATTGACTTTGTCCTTTCCAATGTAGTAAATTCCGGCGTCGGCAACGTCGGAGTCTTGCTGGGGCATAAATACCGTTCCGTAGTGGATCATCTTCGCTCCGGCAAGGAGTGGGATTTAGCTCGTAAGCGAGAAGGATTGGCGCTTTTGCCGCCAGCCTATGCCACCTACCCGCGCTATATGGCGTATCGGGGGGATGTGGAAAATTTCCACGCTAATCTGGAATATTTGCGTTTCAGTCGGCAAAAATACGTGGTTATCGCCGGGTCGGAGGCGGTTTGCAATATTGATTTCCGGCCCGTCTTGGAATATCATCAAAGCTGCCATGCGGATGTCACCGTGGTATACAGCAAACGCAACTGCAAGGAGAATGACTGCAACGGGGCGCTGATGCTGGAAATGGATCATTGCGGGCGTATTTGGGATATGCATGTATCCGGCGGTGCGGCTTCGGAAGAACGCATGGCGTTGGGTATGTTTTTGTTGGAGCGGGAGCTTTTGATCGAATTGATTGAAGCGACTTCGGCTCGTGGGGGCTACGATTTTATCAAGCATTGTTTGATTAGTAATCTCAACGAGCTGGATATGTTCGGGTGGATGTATGATGGATATGTGGCTCGGGTTAATTCGGTGGCCACTTATTTTCAACATTCTATGGAGCTGTTGAAGCCGCCTATTTGGCAGGATTTATTCGGGCGTTGCGGAAATATTTATACTAAGGTTAAAGATGAGCCGCCAGCCCAGTATACAGAGGCCGCTCAGGTTACCAATTCCATGGTGGCTAATGGCTGCTATATTGACGGCGTTGTAGAAAACTCGATTCTTTTTCGCGGCGTTTCCGTAGCCAAAGGCGCGGTTGTGCGCAATAGCATCATTATGCAAAAAGGCGTGGTTGGCGAGAATTCTTGCTTGGATTATGTCGTGTGTGATAAAAATGTAAATGTTTCTGCAGGGAAAAGGCTCAAGGGAGAGGAAAATCATCCCGTTGTCATTCGCAAGGGAAGGAAGGTGTAA
- the malQ gene encoding 4-alpha-glucanotransferase, which yields MAGHEQTTTAWVYHHSWRSEFRQPFGAVCCGANVRLAFRTPPAETLRKVTLRLWLQGQGERLVLLEDAGEGCWQVDYEAPEEPGWLWYHFIAEEMNGTVWYYGASEDGLGGLGYRRSQPGPRSWQITVHQQQAAPKWLTDGVIYQIFPDRFCNGQEKGEIRGAQPGSLLHAHWEDVPFYVRDVDTGHMVAYDFFGGNLEGICSKLSYLADLGVTILYLNPIFLSVSNHRYDVADYHQIDPMLGETKDLVRLCKKAKELGMHVILDGVFSHTGSDSIYFNKEGRFPGVGAYQSKESPYYSWYRFKEYPEDYEAWWGIGTMPNVDEVNESYLDFIIRGPNSVLRHWLRCGVKGWRLDVVDELPDAFLEEFYRVLKEEDPEAVLIGEVWEDASRKESYGQMRRYLLGDELDSTMNYPFRKALLEFFLGRMTAQRTLRVLRSLQENYPAPHFYGAMNLVGSHDVPRILTELGEAPPGETLSEKERAFYRLPEEQRLLALQRYRLLVLWQMTFPGVPSVYYGDEAGVEGYRDPFNRGTFPWGREDEELLAWHRALIHLRRNQTALRRGFWLPLESGQEDVLAFLRTIENGQDALDGQGEEEVLLIAVNRHETEERWLTVTDEVRFKGRFVSLVDETQQPVAARDGVVTLRLPPLSGVVLKREEASVLPRSAGLLLHPTSLPGPYGGGDLGPEARKFVDFLARAGQSWWQMLPLNQPGPASCGSPYQALSAFAGNVALLSPDDLVTDGWLSVADLEPLSKGINGVYDWESVTAYKEQLVRRAFERLQPEWAAAPDYTLFCQCHGDWLKDYALFRAAKNRYKGLPWTQWPQGLRERRPVALDELRRQEGAAVELYQFEQFLFFKQARRLRDYANQQGVKLLGDLPLYVAHDSSDVWSRQQYFLLDSEGEPSGVAGVPPDYFSKDGQLWGNPLYDWKAMGQQNYRWWRRRLEVVLEVTDWVRLDHFRGIEAYWEVPAAAETAVEGCWQPGPGAALLAALRQEEGVLPLVAEDLGIITPEVDALKEAFSLPGMAVLQFAFRQTEDGVKYPLVSRNTIVYTGTHDNDTSRSWFETLARQDPGLASDIARLLQVRGGGVEAVVRALIRYAYACDGDVAILPVQDVLGLGREGRMNVPGVAKENWRWRLSPGALGERQAVWLAELCEQYGRKQR from the coding sequence ATGGCTGGTCATGAACAAACGACGACCGCCTGGGTGTATCATCATAGCTGGCGAAGTGAATTTCGTCAGCCTTTTGGAGCGGTTTGCTGCGGCGCTAACGTGCGTCTGGCTTTTCGGACGCCGCCGGCGGAGACGCTGCGCAAAGTCACTCTGCGGTTGTGGCTGCAAGGACAGGGAGAACGGCTGGTGCTGTTGGAGGATGCAGGCGAGGGCTGTTGGCAGGTGGACTACGAAGCGCCGGAGGAGCCTGGCTGGCTTTGGTATCATTTTATTGCCGAAGAAATGAATGGAACGGTTTGGTATTATGGCGCTAGTGAAGACGGCCTGGGCGGGCTTGGTTATCGCCGCTCACAGCCAGGGCCGCGTTCCTGGCAGATTACCGTGCATCAACAGCAAGCTGCGCCTAAGTGGCTGACCGATGGCGTCATCTATCAAATTTTCCCGGATCGTTTTTGCAATGGACAAGAAAAAGGAGAGATTCGCGGCGCGCAGCCGGGAAGTCTTTTGCACGCCCATTGGGAGGATGTTCCTTTTTATGTGCGGGATGTAGATACCGGCCATATGGTGGCGTATGATTTCTTCGGGGGCAATTTGGAAGGTATTTGCAGTAAATTATCCTATCTGGCGGACTTAGGCGTAACCATTCTATATCTAAACCCAATTTTTTTATCGGTGAGCAATCATCGTTATGACGTAGCGGACTATCATCAAATTGATCCAATGCTGGGGGAAACCAAGGATTTGGTGCGGCTTTGCAAGAAAGCGAAAGAATTGGGCATGCACGTGATTTTAGACGGTGTATTCAGTCACACCGGCAGCGACAGCATCTATTTCAATAAAGAAGGACGTTTTCCCGGCGTCGGAGCGTATCAGTCCAAAGAGTCTCCCTATTATTCCTGGTATCGCTTTAAGGAGTATCCGGAAGACTATGAAGCTTGGTGGGGCATTGGTACCATGCCCAATGTGGACGAGGTGAACGAAAGCTATCTGGATTTTATTATCCGAGGCCCAAACAGCGTGTTGCGGCATTGGCTTCGTTGTGGTGTCAAAGGCTGGCGGCTGGATGTAGTGGATGAATTGCCGGATGCTTTTTTGGAAGAGTTTTATCGGGTACTAAAGGAAGAAGACCCGGAAGCGGTGCTGATCGGCGAAGTGTGGGAAGACGCCTCGCGCAAGGAAAGCTACGGGCAGATGCGCCGGTATTTGCTGGGAGACGAACTGGACTCTACGATGAATTACCCCTTTCGCAAAGCGTTGCTGGAATTTTTCTTAGGGCGGATGACAGCCCAGCGCACCTTGCGGGTGCTGCGATCTTTGCAGGAAAACTATCCGGCGCCCCATTTTTATGGTGCCATGAATTTAGTCGGTAGCCATGATGTGCCGCGTATTTTGACGGAATTGGGTGAAGCGCCGCCAGGGGAAACACTGAGCGAAAAAGAGCGAGCTTTTTATCGCTTGCCTGAAGAACAGCGCCTTTTGGCGTTGCAGCGCTATCGCCTTTTAGTCTTGTGGCAAATGACCTTCCCGGGCGTGCCTAGCGTGTATTATGGCGATGAGGCGGGCGTGGAAGGGTATCGAGACCCTTTCAACCGAGGGACTTTTCCCTGGGGCCGTGAGGATGAGGAATTACTGGCTTGGCATCGCGCATTGATTCATCTGCGACGGAACCAGACTGCGCTGCGGCGTGGCTTTTGGCTGCCCTTGGAAAGCGGCCAGGAAGATGTGTTAGCGTTTTTGCGCACGATTGAGAACGGCCAGGATGCCTTGGACGGTCAAGGGGAAGAGGAAGTGCTGTTAATAGCCGTCAACCGACATGAGACGGAGGAACGCTGGCTGACGGTGACCGATGAAGTTCGCTTCAAGGGGCGCTTTGTCTCTTTAGTGGATGAAACGCAGCAGCCGGTAGCTGCGCGAGACGGCGTGGTGACTTTGCGCCTGCCGCCCTTGTCCGGCGTGGTGCTGAAACGTGAAGAGGCTTCAGTGCTGCCACGCAGCGCTGGCCTGCTTCTGCACCCCACTTCTTTGCCGGGGCCTTACGGCGGCGGTGATTTGGGACCGGAAGCGAGAAAGTTTGTTGATTTTTTGGCGCGCGCTGGACAATCTTGGTGGCAGATGCTGCCGCTCAATCAGCCTGGGCCGGCTAGCTGTGGTTCGCCGTATCAAGCGTTGTCCGCTTTTGCAGGCAACGTCGCATTGTTGTCGCCGGATGATTTGGTGACGGACGGTTGGCTGAGCGTGGCGGACTTGGAGCCTCTTTCTAAAGGAATTAATGGCGTTTATGATTGGGAGAGTGTTACCGCATATAAGGAACAATTGGTGCGGCGGGCTTTTGAGCGGTTGCAGCCGGAATGGGCGGCTGCGCCGGACTATACGCTGTTTTGCCAGTGTCATGGAGATTGGCTGAAAGATTACGCGTTGTTTCGAGCCGCTAAAAACCGCTACAAGGGGCTGCCATGGACGCAATGGCCGCAGGGCTTGCGCGAGAGACGTCCGGTGGCGTTGGATGAATTGCGACGGCAGGAAGGGGCGGCCGTTGAACTGTACCAATTTGAGCAGTTTCTTTTTTTCAAACAGGCTCGACGTTTGAGGGATTATGCTAACCAACAAGGCGTAAAGCTTTTGGGCGATTTGCCGTTGTATGTCGCTCACGACAGCAGTGATGTGTGGAGCCGGCAGCAGTATTTTTTGTTGGATAGCGAGGGAGAGCCTAGCGGCGTAGCTGGTGTGCCGCCGGATTATTTCAGCAAAGACGGACAGTTGTGGGGGAACCCCCTGTATGACTGGAAAGCCATGGGGCAGCAAAACTACCGTTGGTGGCGTCGGCGCTTGGAAGTGGTGCTGGAAGTGACAGACTGGGTGCGACTGGATCATTTTAGGGGCATTGAAGCCTACTGGGAAGTGCCTGCAGCAGCTGAAACGGCGGTGGAAGGATGTTGGCAGCCGGGACCGGGCGCTGCTTTACTAGCGGCATTGCGTCAAGAAGAAGGCGTGCTTCCTCTTGTTGCGGAAGATTTAGGGATTATTACGCCCGAAGTGGATGCTTTAAAAGAGGCGTTTTCCCTGCCAGGCATGGCCGTGTTGCAGTTTGCTTTTCGCCAGACGGAAGATGGAGTAAAATATCCGTTGGTGTCGCGCAATACGATTGTCTATACAGGGACTCATGATAATGATACAAGTCGTTCCTGGTTTGAAACGCTGGCCCGCCAAGATCCGGGACTGGCTTCGGACATTGCTCGCTTACTGCAGGTGCGGGGCGGAGGCGTAGAAGCGGTTGTGAGGGCTCTTATTCGCTACGCGTATGCTTGCGACGGAGATGTAGCCATTTTGCCTGTGCAAGATGTATTAGGCTTGGGTCGTGAAGGACGCATGAATGTGCCTGGCGTGGCGAAGGAAAATTGGCGCTGGCGATTGTCTCCGGGAGCGCTTGGCGAACGTCAGGCGGTCTGGTTGGCGGAATTATGCGAGCAATATGGACGGAAACAACGTTAA
- a CDS encoding glucose-1-phosphate adenylyltransferase gives MSRRECVAMLLAGGQGTRLGNLTKQIAKPAVPFGGKYRIIDFTLSNCHNSGIDTVGVLTQYKPLALNAYIGIGSDWDLDRRDGGVFVLPPYMSEEGGQWYKGTADAIYQNLNFLEQMNPEYVLILSGDHIYKMNYAKMLAFHKEEQADVTIAVIPVPWEDASRFGIMSTDENARIVEFAEKPKEPKSNLASMGIYIFSWAVLRRYLQEDAELADSCHDFGKNVIPAMLKERKRLMAYAFEGYWKDVGTVESYWQANMDLLEEKPSLDLFDASWRIYSVNPARPPHYLGPKAKVKRSCINEGCQIFGEVEHSVVFPNVVVEKGAIVRDSILMPGVYIGAGCRVEKAVVGRQVRLGENCRIGTPVNAQGRREIVVIAEKLKLPAETVVDKTLSCYTELACALAGREGK, from the coding sequence ATGTCTAGAAGAGAGTGTGTCGCCATGCTCCTGGCAGGGGGCCAGGGCACGCGTCTGGGGAATTTGACGAAGCAGATTGCCAAACCAGCAGTACCCTTTGGAGGGAAATATCGGATCATCGATTTTACTCTCAGCAACTGCCATAATTCCGGCATTGATACGGTGGGCGTATTGACCCAATACAAGCCGTTAGCGCTAAATGCCTATATCGGCATAGGCAGCGACTGGGACTTGGACCGACGCGATGGAGGCGTTTTCGTTTTGCCTCCGTATATGAGTGAAGAAGGCGGTCAGTGGTACAAGGGAACCGCAGACGCCATTTATCAGAACTTGAATTTTCTGGAGCAGATGAATCCAGAGTATGTACTGATTTTATCGGGCGACCATATTTATAAGATGAATTACGCAAAAATGCTGGCTTTTCATAAAGAGGAGCAGGCAGATGTGACCATTGCGGTAATTCCCGTTCCTTGGGAAGATGCCAGTCGTTTTGGCATTATGTCGACCGATGAAAATGCACGCATTGTTGAATTTGCAGAAAAGCCTAAAGAGCCAAAAAGTAATTTGGCTTCCATGGGTATCTATATTTTCTCTTGGGCGGTTTTGCGACGTTATCTGCAAGAAGATGCGGAACTGGCCGACTCGTGCCATGATTTTGGTAAAAATGTTATTCCGGCTATGCTCAAAGAACGCAAGCGGCTCATGGCGTATGCTTTTGAAGGATACTGGAAAGACGTCGGTACAGTAGAGAGTTACTGGCAGGCGAATATGGATTTGCTGGAGGAGAAGCCGTCTCTGGATTTGTTTGACGCGTCTTGGCGTATTTACTCGGTCAATCCGGCGCGCCCGCCGCACTATCTCGGCCCGAAAGCAAAGGTGAAGCGTTCTTGCATTAATGAAGGCTGCCAAATTTTCGGCGAAGTGGAACACTCGGTAGTTTTCCCCAATGTAGTAGTCGAAAAAGGCGCTATAGTACGAGACTCCATCCTCATGCCTGGCGTGTATATTGGCGCTGGCTGCCGCGTGGAGAAAGCGGTAGTCGGTCGTCAGGTTCGCCTGGGAGAAAACTGCCGTATTGGCACCCCTGTAAATGCGCAAGGGCGGCGAGAGATCGTCGTCATTGCGGAGAAGCTCAAACTGCCGGCGGAAACCGTAGTAGATAAGACGCTTTCTTGCTATACGGAGTTGGCTTGCGCGCTGGCCGGAAGGGAGGGGAAATGA